A window from uncultured Desulfobacter sp. encodes these proteins:
- a CDS encoding biotin--[acetyl-CoA-carboxylase] ligase, whose protein sequence is MKVNSGLPDNRQKILEVLYQSDDEPVSGVKISEIAGISRVAVWKHIKALQQAGVDIEALPTGYKLQDADNLLYPLCFPEHLQDRIFHFPELGSTMDQARQMSRQELPHVSCVIAEVQTSSRGRLNRPWDSNRGGLWFTLVLKPDLPPPLAWTMNFAASACMSQVLTDLFDLDVRVKWPNDLLLNGRKLSGMLAEIETRADMVNFLFLGIGLNVNNEPDSDQYQAISLKTALNKSVSRKQILIQFLDLFESRIKRVDPARIIRQWKDRTATIGTQVRVQTHDQVYEGKALDVDDTGALILEGRDGITQKIIYGDCFHA, encoded by the coding sequence ATGAAAGTTAACAGTGGATTGCCGGATAACAGGCAAAAGATTCTTGAGGTGTTGTACCAGTCGGACGATGAACCTGTGTCCGGGGTCAAAATCAGTGAGATTGCCGGAATTTCCCGGGTGGCGGTCTGGAAGCACATTAAGGCGCTGCAGCAGGCCGGCGTGGATATCGAAGCCCTGCCGACAGGGTATAAACTTCAGGATGCCGACAACCTGCTCTACCCGTTATGTTTTCCTGAACACCTTCAAGACAGAATTTTCCATTTCCCCGAACTTGGCTCGACCATGGACCAGGCCCGGCAGATGTCCCGGCAGGAACTGCCCCATGTAAGCTGCGTCATTGCCGAGGTCCAGACATCTTCACGGGGGCGGCTGAACAGGCCGTGGGACTCCAATCGAGGGGGGCTCTGGTTTACCCTGGTCCTGAAACCGGATTTGCCGCCGCCTTTGGCCTGGACCATGAATTTTGCGGCTTCCGCCTGCATGTCCCAGGTGCTGACCGATTTATTTGATCTGGATGTACGGGTCAAATGGCCCAACGACCTGCTGCTCAACGGCCGCAAGCTGTCCGGGATGCTGGCGGAGATAGAAACCCGGGCGGATATGGTAAATTTTTTATTCCTGGGCATTGGCCTGAATGTGAACAATGAACCGGATTCTGATCAATACCAGGCCATTTCCCTGAAAACGGCCCTGAATAAATCTGTTTCCAGAAAACAGATTCTGATTCAATTTCTGGATCTGTTTGAATCCCGGATAAAGCGCGTTGATCCAGCCCGGATCATCCGCCAATGGAAGGATCGGACCGCCACCATCGGCACCCAAGTCCGGGTTCAAACCCATGACCAGGTGTATGAGGGCAAGGCCCTGGATGTGGATGACACCGGCGCCCTTATCCTTGAAGGCCGGGACGGCATCACCCAAAAAATTATTTATGGCGATTGTTTTCACGCTTAA
- a CDS encoding energy-coupling factor transporter transmembrane component T: MTLFSYRSGSTVWHTLDVRCKCLLVCMLSLTVLRTGLPGTIMCQGVLMGVLKTVGIGPIKLLTQLKAFLLFLIVIFFCRWACTAGDPMVTVYGLKLTHQGFVSGSLVSLRFLAVMLMGLVLTVTTRSMEIKAAIQWFLGPVPFIPEKRVAVMAGLALKFMPLIFDNAKEVTYAVNARCGNLRKNPVRRLIQLSWPLLKKTFQSAEDLSLAMQARCYSENRTDPRFSPNGKEGWIVVLVLIFCAVILLMDHWAFWVHVQNQILN; encoded by the coding sequence GTGACCCTTTTTTCCTATCGATCCGGCAGCACGGTCTGGCACACCCTGGATGTCCGGTGCAAATGCCTTCTGGTATGCATGCTCAGCCTGACAGTACTCAGGACAGGCCTGCCTGGAACCATTATGTGCCAGGGCGTTTTGATGGGTGTTTTGAAAACCGTGGGGATCGGTCCGATAAAACTCTTGACGCAGTTAAAAGCATTTCTTTTGTTTCTAATCGTTATATTTTTCTGCCGGTGGGCGTGTACCGCAGGCGATCCCATGGTGACCGTGTACGGATTAAAGCTGACCCACCAGGGATTTGTTTCCGGCAGCCTGGTGTCGCTGCGATTCCTGGCTGTCATGCTTATGGGTCTTGTGCTGACGGTCACCACCCGTTCCATGGAGATCAAGGCGGCAATCCAGTGGTTTTTGGGCCCTGTCCCGTTTATTCCTGAAAAAAGGGTGGCGGTGATGGCGGGATTAGCCCTTAAATTCATGCCGCTGATTTTTGATAATGCTAAAGAAGTAACCTACGCCGTTAACGCCCGGTGCGGCAATTTACGAAAAAATCCTGTGCGACGGCTTATTCAACTGTCCTGGCCCCTGTTGAAAAAAACATTTCAATCCGCAGAGGATCTAAGCCTTGCCATGCAGGCCCGGTGTTACAGCGAGAACCGGACTGATCCGCGCTTTTCCCCCAATGGAAAAGAAGGCTGGATCGTTGTCCTGGTACTTATCTTCTGCGCAGTGATTCTGCTGATGGACCATTGGGCGTTTTGGGTCCATGTGCAAAATCAAATCTTAAATTGA
- a CDS encoding methyltransferase dimerization domain-containing protein: protein MQLPDLTLTPKPLFDFLYGTTRSWLMITAIELKVFDLTIENKTARDIAAALETHKINTTLFLNALCAIELLTKENDAYRNTALSDTFLVQGKDCYLGELLMHCDQWHFKTRQQMAEAIKNGPGPDAETFDDMGTMFAAHVKAMGNYSRTGNAQGIAKEISKLPEFDRMKKMLDLGGAHGMDCIAVIQKSAALKGVIFDTPAVIKITRDIIAEYDMEKRIAVMEGDYATDHIGSGYDLIYAKATLNFFKDNLHPLFAKIHDALNPGGVFVSVHDGLTQEGTRPSDMVISWLPTSLSSRDLSFDRDIIPDAMLEAGFRTVKTTPIPFSMCGSMDMCIGRK, encoded by the coding sequence ATGCAATTACCGGATCTCACTCTGACCCCAAAACCGCTTTTCGATTTTCTTTACGGCACCACAAGGTCGTGGCTGATGATAACGGCCATAGAACTTAAGGTGTTTGACCTGACCATTGAAAACAAAACGGCCCGTGACATTGCAGCAGCCCTTGAAACCCACAAGATCAATACCACACTTTTTTTAAATGCCTTGTGTGCAATTGAGCTGCTTACAAAAGAGAACGACGCATATCGCAACACCGCACTGTCCGATACCTTTCTTGTTCAAGGAAAGGATTGCTACCTGGGGGAACTGTTGATGCATTGCGATCAGTGGCATTTTAAAACCAGACAGCAGATGGCGGAGGCAATTAAAAACGGCCCCGGGCCGGATGCGGAAACGTTTGATGATATGGGAACCATGTTTGCCGCCCATGTGAAAGCCATGGGTAATTATTCCCGGACCGGTAACGCACAGGGCATTGCAAAGGAGATCAGCAAACTGCCCGAATTTGACCGGATGAAAAAAATGCTCGATCTTGGCGGCGCCCACGGTATGGACTGCATTGCCGTGATCCAAAAAAGTGCTGCTTTGAAAGGCGTTATTTTTGATACCCCCGCAGTGATAAAAATTACCCGGGACATTATTGCCGAATATGATATGGAAAAACGAATCGCCGTCATGGAAGGCGATTATGCAACGGATCACATCGGCAGCGGTTATGACCTGATTTATGCAAAAGCAACACTGAATTTTTTCAAAGACAATCTGCATCCCTTATTCGCAAAAATCCATGACGCCTTAAATCCCGGCGGGGTTTTCGTATCTGTTCATGACGGTCTCACCCAAGAAGGCACAAGACCGTCTGATATGGTGATCAGCTGGCTGCCGACCAGCCTCTCTTCCCGGGATTTGTCTTTTGATCGGGACATTATACCCGATGCCATGCTCGAAGCCGGATTTAGAACGGTAAAGACCACCCCCATCCCCTTTTCCATGTGCGGATCTATGGATATGTGCATCGGCAGAAAATAA
- a CDS encoding transporter substrate-binding domain-containing protein has product MKRYSIFSLIFICLIWSTMVYAEPTIYAIEIPGLHEKSLGGEYDKIIDKVLLKPGLATLKILPPAKVIDIFSKCDNCCFSPANLNKEFYDFGDDVVKTKPMNIAKIYIFTAKGKETFNDLSQLKDKKVGARFGMPYGKTFDASGLNVEYAKTIELNIKKLDKGRLDAFIAYVPDAYDAFKNLNVEPYPHDVDNPIAVHEDCLVCRGVSAEMIETFNNGL; this is encoded by the coding sequence ATGAAACGTTATTCTATCTTTTCTTTGATTTTTATTTGTCTAATCTGGTCAACAATGGTTTATGCAGAACCCACTATTTATGCCATCGAGATTCCGGGTCTACATGAAAAAAGTCTCGGGGGGGAATATGATAAAATAATTGATAAAGTATTACTCAAACCCGGATTGGCAACCCTGAAGATTCTGCCACCGGCCAAAGTTATAGATATATTTTCAAAATGCGACAACTGTTGTTTCAGTCCGGCAAATTTGAATAAAGAATTTTACGATTTTGGTGACGATGTTGTAAAAACAAAACCCATGAATATCGCTAAAATTTACATATTTACCGCCAAGGGCAAAGAGACATTTAATGATTTATCCCAGTTAAAAGATAAAAAAGTTGGTGCACGATTCGGCATGCCGTATGGAAAAACATTTGACGCGTCGGGCTTAAATGTTGAGTATGCGAAAACGATTGAACTCAACATAAAAAAACTGGACAAAGGCAGATTAGATGCATTTATCGCTTATGTCCCCGATGCATACGATGCATTTAAAAATCTGAATGTTGAACCTTATCCCCATGATGTGGATAATCCCATTGCAGTGCATGAAGATTGTCTGGTTTGCCGGGGTGTTTCTGCTGAAATGATAGAGACATTCAACAACGGCTTGTAA
- a CDS encoding AraC family transcriptional regulator has product MNIDCPSGMDICMSRCWFAGDYTARIAWPDPRLTFVFCLSGNTETLNACSTSPLAIKAGQTYLHYFEDPILERRTAGRKEIQAVVIRFPSEKISGLLGLPHESGPQRALAKAIDQGRFFHSQATNFTAQSVLHQMHACPHQGVVRQIFLESKAMELVAYTLEQAFDTALPGSPIRADERDRIMAARDMLVSRLKFPPSLTDLARQAGMSHTRLTRGFKKVFGCTVFAYLRQERLAYAKMLLSENRLTITEAAFEAGFCSSSHFAQAFGKQFGISPSQFISRK; this is encoded by the coding sequence TTGAATATAGATTGCCCATCGGGGATGGATATCTGCATGAGCCGCTGCTGGTTTGCCGGGGATTATACAGCCAGGATTGCCTGGCCCGATCCAAGGCTCACCTTTGTCTTTTGCCTGTCCGGAAACACTGAGACCTTGAACGCCTGCAGCACCTCTCCTTTGGCAATAAAGGCCGGGCAGACATATCTTCACTATTTTGAAGACCCCATTCTGGAAAGAAGAACCGCCGGGAGAAAAGAGATCCAAGCGGTGGTGATCCGGTTTCCTTCTGAAAAAATTTCCGGCCTTTTGGGACTGCCCCATGAATCCGGCCCCCAAAGGGCGCTTGCCAAAGCCATTGACCAGGGCCGTTTTTTTCATTCCCAAGCCACTAACTTTACCGCGCAATCCGTGCTCCACCAGATGCATGCATGCCCCCACCAGGGAGTTGTCAGGCAGATCTTTCTTGAGAGCAAAGCCATGGAGCTTGTGGCATATACCCTGGAGCAAGCCTTTGACACAGCCCTGCCGGGATCACCGATCCGGGCGGATGAACGGGACCGGATTATGGCCGCCCGGGATATGTTGGTCTCCCGGCTCAAATTTCCCCCTTCCCTCACCGATCTGGCCCGGCAGGCGGGCATGAGCCACACCCGACTGACCCGGGGATTTAAAAAGGTATTTGGATGCACTGTGTTTGCCTATCTTAGACAGGAGCGTCTGGCCTATGCCAAAATGTTGCTTTCGGAAAACAGGCTGACTATCACCGAAGCAGCCTTTGAAGCCGGATTCTGCAGTTCCAGCCACTTTGCCCAAGCCTTTGGCAAACAATTCGGGATCTCTCCTTCACAGTTCATATCCCGAAAATAA
- a CDS encoding ABC transporter ATP-binding protein yields the protein MTTALLETDHLTHAFGPGETGIFDICLTVYRNDFIVLAGKNGCGKTTLIRHFNGLLTPKSGQVLFNGRDIQKDLIHARKKIGMVFQDPDTQIIADTVFDETAFGPENLNMDRKEIDEKVTNVLTLLDLDHLRDRNPTTLSGGEKRRLAIAGILVMEPDLIIFDEPFANLDYPSILSLVKLCRKLHQSGHAIVMTTHAVAPVIQIATKMIIMNKGRIKAQGDPLSLASRLEAYGVKNPFTPMAQAWAL from the coding sequence ATGACTACGGCACTATTAGAGACAGACCACCTGACCCATGCCTTTGGACCGGGGGAGACCGGCATATTTGACATTTGCCTGACCGTATACCGCAATGATTTTATTGTGCTGGCAGGAAAAAACGGATGTGGCAAAACCACATTGATTCGCCATTTCAATGGTCTGCTGACACCAAAATCCGGGCAGGTTTTATTCAACGGCCGGGACATTCAAAAAGATTTGATCCATGCCCGCAAAAAAATCGGCATGGTGTTCCAGGACCCGGATACCCAGATCATCGCAGACACCGTGTTTGATGAAACCGCCTTTGGGCCGGAAAATCTAAACATGGACCGAAAAGAAATTGATGAAAAGGTCACAAACGTCCTGACCCTGCTTGATCTGGATCACTTGCGCGACAGGAATCCCACCACCCTGTCCGGCGGAGAAAAACGGCGGCTGGCCATTGCCGGCATTCTGGTTATGGAACCGGACCTGATTATCTTTGATGAGCCCTTTGCCAACCTGGATTATCCATCTATTTTATCCCTGGTCAAACTGTGCCGAAAGCTTCACCAATCCGGCCATGCCATTGTCATGACCACCCATGCTGTGGCACCTGTGATTCAAATTGCCACCAAAATGATCATTATGAACAAGGGCCGAATCAAGGCCCAGGGCGATCCTTTGTCCCTTGCATCCCGCCTGGAAGCCTATGGGGTGAAAAATCCCTTTACCCCCATGGCACAGGCGTGGGCGTTGTGA
- a CDS encoding biotin transporter BioY, producing the protein MDVSVKPIVYSALFIALISIGAMIAIPVGPVPIVLQNMFVLLAGLILPPAWAAGCVAVYLIMGFAGLPVFAGGTSGIGKVFGPTGGYLLSYLPAAFLTSVISGRSEKGLIRDCVAAIAGMAVVYMVGVPWLRWVLDVSWNKALAVGMYPFLVGAVLKIAAAVIIARKLRPLIRF; encoded by the coding sequence ATGGATGTTTCCGTAAAACCCATTGTATATTCAGCCCTTTTTATAGCCCTGATCAGTATCGGCGCAATGATCGCCATCCCTGTGGGCCCGGTTCCCATTGTACTTCAAAACATGTTTGTGCTCCTGGCAGGTTTGATCTTGCCCCCGGCCTGGGCTGCCGGATGTGTGGCGGTTTACCTGATCATGGGATTTGCCGGACTGCCGGTATTTGCCGGCGGCACCTCGGGTATAGGCAAAGTATTTGGCCCCACAGGCGGCTATCTTCTGTCTTATCTGCCGGCGGCTTTTCTTACCTCTGTTATATCCGGCCGTTCCGAAAAGGGGCTGATCCGGGATTGTGTTGCCGCCATTGCCGGAATGGCAGTTGTTTACATGGTCGGGGTGCCCTGGTTGAGATGGGTGTTGGACGTATCCTGGAACAAGGCCCTGGCTGTGGGCATGTATCCTTTTCTTGTGGGCGCTGTGCTGAAAATAGCCGCAGCCGTCATCATCGCCCGAAAGCTTCGGCCCCTGATCCGGTTTTAA
- a CDS encoding methyl-accepting chemotaxis protein → MGKKNKISIKTSMITGIVVLVSLAAASFIFVKLQSGFSSVILENFIITQNETAMLYQKDQQQALEHRTKVITEISSSIASPFLYNLDPESLKRLLAGFIKIDGIVGINVIDVDNLPFAAVWMDGKIQTGDKIPSTIALKDEFSFSMACNYEKEKVGTISIFYTDDPVQKKITENKEIALGHIANFKGIASKSINQSIKIQLAVSICIILVLILSIVLSIKYIVSNPINKTVHMLKDIAQGEGDLTKRLTVVSDDEIGELAKWFNSFIEKLQGIIRELSSNSDTQNTAFDELFSISKQLSQGAERMSGNSERIAAAAEDMRTNMTSVAAATEESSTNINMVSAAAEQMTSSIFQIAQNTEKTRAASNGAVERIQKTLNNVEMLSDSAQKIGKVVETITEISEQTNLLALNATIEAARAGEAGKGFAVVAGEIKILAQQTAEATFEIKDKIENIQTSTQETVSEIEDVTGTIRDVNDMIDKVSAALEEQSSTTKEITGNVTQANQGIQETTQNVANSSDIAGSIADDISNMNRDSKTTMENSSRVFKSAEQLTELSGEMKRIIGQFKI, encoded by the coding sequence ATGGGGAAAAAAAATAAAATTTCCATAAAAACTTCCATGATCACCGGAATTGTCGTTCTGGTTTCACTTGCCGCAGCAAGTTTCATCTTTGTAAAGCTTCAATCCGGATTTTCATCCGTGATCCTGGAAAACTTTATAATAACTCAAAATGAAACCGCAATGCTATATCAAAAAGACCAACAACAGGCACTTGAGCATCGAACCAAAGTTATTACTGAAATTTCCAGTTCCATTGCGTCTCCATTTCTTTATAACCTGGATCCGGAATCACTGAAACGGCTGCTTGCCGGTTTCATAAAAATTGACGGTATCGTTGGCATAAACGTTATTGACGTAGACAACCTGCCTTTTGCAGCTGTCTGGATGGATGGAAAAATTCAAACAGGTGATAAGATTCCCTCAACCATTGCGCTTAAAGATGAATTTTCCTTCAGCATGGCTTGCAATTATGAAAAAGAGAAGGTCGGCACCATATCCATTTTTTACACAGATGATCCTGTACAGAAAAAAATAACTGAAAATAAAGAAATCGCCCTGGGACATATCGCAAATTTCAAAGGAATCGCATCCAAAAGCATTAACCAGTCCATCAAGATTCAGCTTGCCGTTTCCATATGTATTATACTGGTGCTGATCCTTTCAATTGTCTTAAGTATTAAATATATTGTGTCCAACCCCATAAATAAAACGGTTCACATGCTTAAAGACATTGCCCAGGGCGAGGGGGACCTGACAAAGCGCTTAACCGTTGTGTCAGATGATGAGATCGGAGAACTTGCCAAATGGTTTAATAGTTTCATCGAAAAGCTCCAGGGAATTATAAGAGAGCTTTCAAGCAATTCCGACACACAGAATACAGCGTTTGATGAACTGTTTTCCATTTCAAAGCAATTGTCACAAGGGGCGGAAAGAATGTCCGGTAATTCAGAACGTATTGCCGCAGCCGCCGAAGACATGAGAACGAATATGACATCGGTTGCGGCAGCCACGGAAGAATCTTCCACAAATATCAATATGGTGTCTGCCGCTGCTGAGCAGATGACTTCAAGCATTTTCCAGATCGCCCAAAATACCGAAAAAACGCGAGCAGCAAGTAATGGCGCAGTAGAAAGGATTCAAAAGACTTTGAATAATGTCGAAATGCTCAGTGATTCCGCCCAGAAGATCGGTAAAGTGGTTGAAACCATCACTGAGATATCGGAACAAACCAATCTTCTGGCCTTGAATGCGACCATTGAAGCCGCCCGGGCCGGCGAAGCCGGCAAAGGATTTGCGGTGGTGGCAGGAGAAATTAAAATTCTGGCACAGCAGACGGCCGAAGCCACATTTGAAATTAAAGACAAAATAGAAAACATTCAAACCTCAACCCAGGAAACGGTGTCTGAGATTGAAGATGTTACCGGAACGATTCGTGATGTAAACGATATGATCGACAAAGTGTCTGCGGCGTTGGAAGAACAGTCCTCAACCACCAAAGAAATTACCGGAAACGTGACCCAGGCAAACCAGGGGATCCAGGAGACAACCCAAAATGTAGCCAATAGTTCTGATATTGCCGGCAGTATTGCAGATGACATATCAAATATGAATAGAGATTCAAAAACAACCATGGAAAATAGTTCGCGTGTATTTAAAAGCGCCGAACAACTCACGGAACTATCCGGTGAAATGAAACGGATCATCGGGCAGTTTAAAATATAG
- a CDS encoding TonB-dependent receptor: protein MRILGKGKRFGLVAAIAAAACFMMPVNGVWGQPDQVDLGTVVVTSPKQETLAKDTPISISVMDAQIIDEQNIRTTEEMTRFVPNLFFKTATSGDAFVSRGISTIDTSLYSPMGFYIDDVAYPLSYMQSQFLFDIERIEVLKGPQSTLYGQNSSSGVINMVTAPQDNDPRARVLLEAGSYDTFTAGAMVGGAIRKDRLFYTVSALKSMSDGYMENIHLDSDTASDDDSFTGRASLRYTPSEDLDITLALNGTDRETGLDDLRYLDGPSATQTYNVINNQSSRAEQDSLGQSLIIKYAYHGMDLVSVTSHQDFNRQRTMDSDRSAMPLSVSSIDIDRESWTQELRLSSSSGRFFSSWLLGAYVSTEDLDNDWALEHVNASLANTRITQAETDRLALFGRVSKALTQKLTATAGLRLDHAAASGSQIYTTASEATVYDRDITDTQLLPMASLSWKFSRDTMGYLTFSTGWMAGGYDVYSATNQDNFAYDPEYTRNYEAGIKTSFFDNRLRADFSVFYTDITDKQIREEVLGGSVGAWKITNAADAHTQGVELELRALPIPNLELFAALGYTQAEIDDWTGTLNGTAKDYSGCTLPWAPDLTANAGFSYTHESGWYSTANVFWAGRQYFDAANTLKDDGYVLVNFKAGYRWKQWDIALWCKNLFDQEYAQKMVASSGYTLVEDGAPRTIGITLCWRL from the coding sequence ATGCGGATATTAGGAAAAGGTAAGCGGTTCGGCCTGGTGGCGGCAATAGCGGCGGCAGCCTGTTTCATGATGCCGGTGAACGGAGTATGGGGACAACCGGACCAGGTTGATTTAGGCACTGTGGTGGTCACCTCGCCAAAACAGGAAACCCTGGCCAAAGATACGCCTATCAGCATATCCGTGATGGATGCCCAGATCATAGATGAGCAGAACATCAGGACCACCGAAGAGATGACAAGATTTGTGCCGAATTTGTTTTTTAAAACCGCAACCTCCGGCGATGCCTTTGTCAGCCGGGGGATTTCGACCATTGATACCTCTTTGTACTCGCCCATGGGATTTTACATTGATGATGTGGCATATCCTTTAAGCTACATGCAGTCCCAGTTTCTCTTTGACATTGAACGCATTGAGGTGCTCAAGGGGCCGCAGTCCACCCTCTACGGGCAGAACAGCTCCTCGGGCGTGATCAATATGGTGACAGCACCCCAGGACAATGATCCCCGGGCCCGTGTGCTGCTGGAGGCCGGGTCATACGATACCTTTACCGCCGGCGCCATGGTGGGTGGGGCCATAAGAAAAGACAGGCTGTTTTATACGGTTTCGGCATTAAAAAGCATGTCGGACGGTTATATGGAAAACATCCACCTTGATTCCGATACGGCATCTGACGATGACAGTTTTACGGGACGGGCAAGTTTAAGATACACGCCCAGTGAAGACTTGGACATTACCCTGGCCCTTAACGGCACAGACCGGGAAACGGGGCTTGACGATCTCAGGTACCTGGACGGGCCGTCTGCCACTCAAACATATAACGTGATTAATAACCAGTCATCCCGGGCAGAGCAGGACAGCCTTGGTCAATCTTTGATTATCAAGTATGCATACCATGGTATGGATTTGGTTTCAGTGACCTCCCATCAGGATTTTAACCGGCAGCGTACCATGGATTCGGACAGGAGCGCTATGCCCCTGAGTGTCTCTTCCATTGATATCGACAGGGAATCCTGGACCCAGGAATTGCGTTTGTCTTCTTCTTCGGGCCGATTTTTTTCCTCCTGGCTTTTGGGCGCCTATGTATCCACAGAAGATCTGGACAACGACTGGGCACTTGAACATGTCAACGCATCTTTAGCCAACACCCGGATCACCCAAGCGGAGACCGACCGCCTGGCCCTGTTCGGCCGGGTTTCCAAAGCCTTGACCCAAAAGCTGACCGCCACCGCAGGCCTGCGCCTGGACCATGCCGCTGCATCCGGTTCCCAGATTTATACAACGGCTTCGGAAGCCACAGTGTATGACCGGGACATCACAGACACCCAATTGCTGCCCATGGCCTCTTTATCCTGGAAATTTTCCCGGGACACCATGGGGTACCTGACTTTTTCCACGGGCTGGATGGCCGGCGGTTATGACGTCTACTCCGCCACAAACCAAGATAATTTTGCCTATGACCCCGAATACACAAGAAACTATGAAGCCGGGATTAAAACCTCTTTTTTTGATAACCGCCTGAGAGCCGATTTTTCAGTGTTCTATACGGACATTACAGATAAACAGATCAGAGAAGAGGTGCTCGGCGGCAGTGTTGGCGCCTGGAAAATAACCAATGCAGCCGATGCGCACACCCAGGGAGTGGAACTGGAACTAAGGGCATTGCCTATCCCGAATTTGGAACTCTTTGCCGCCCTGGGCTATACCCAGGCTGAAATTGATGACTGGACAGGGACCCTGAACGGCACGGCCAAGGATTACAGTGGCTGTACGCTTCCCTGGGCACCGGACCTGACCGCTAATGCCGGATTCTCCTATACCCATGAGAGCGGCTGGTATAGCACGGCCAATGTGTTCTGGGCCGGTCGGCAATACTTTGATGCCGCAAATACGTTAAAAGATGACGGGTATGTCTTGGTTAATTTCAAGGCCGGTTACAGGTGGAAACAATGGGATATTGCGCTCTGGTGCAAGAACCTGTTTGACCAGGAATACGCCCAGAAGATGGTGGCTTCCTCCGGGTATACCCTGGTGGAAGACGGTGCGCCCAGAACCATAGGTATTACCCTTTGCTGGAGATTGTAA